A region from the Onthophagus taurus isolate NC chromosome 8, IU_Otau_3.0, whole genome shotgun sequence genome encodes:
- the LOC111425517 gene encoding endothelin-converting enzyme homolog, with protein MSEIMDTATVAVTEDRNKSSKWKDRFPLVVLFAINLALVTAVITLACWKKDSVCLTERCVITANRVISSMDRTIDPCVDFYQFACGGWTKSNPVPYWTSSWDRMAALKESLVQDVLQLLEPGELLGGEPAAVKKARVFYRTCMNDTEVSETATRRMRRALANIGLPAHPLNTTTLDWLYVIANIRRSLGFHLLFAFAVNVHVRNSTVHQMTLSQASVGFPEKLLLEPIKYKDAIDYYKTFITRSIEAYTGEIVGSMEFAEDVVKISGSLAQAMTPADTRSSAGRKLYEFNLQQLARGPNFNSPTWRTINWTRYFDILFENVNITLNATTDTVLIYDLPYLERLSEILHNANERTLARYLWWTTFAKFPPVTTELQKLSAEFSEKIHKLRIPKWRICTQNLMNNFGYAISYLYIKTKFDDLNKTKALEILEAIKEAFRGNVQSENWMDTITRKRALEKLDHMRSFVGYPQWVMNISQLDHHYKNVEVINGDKLTTFLNIRESSAISHLEKLRKIVNRNRWMAPTTVNAFYSYDQNLVNVPVGILRPPFFDNGIDAMDYGAVGGIMGHEITHGFDDRGRRFDQKGNLKNWWTNETLSKYRDRVECVIKQYNQYWMPELGRDFKVDGTKTKEENVADNEGIRVAFKAYKDKRKRRGLILPGMPNFDENRLFFLAYAQNWCGTITPQGLRNRLAVGKHSPNRIRVLGTLANSVEFADVWNCPTGSPMNPINKCVLW; from the exons GAAGGACAGGTTCCCTCTAGTTGTCTTGTTTGCGATCAATTTGGCTCTCGTGACGGCCGTAATCACCCTCGCCTGCTGGAAAAAAGACAGCGTTTGCTTGACGGAACGATGTGTTATAACAG CAAACAGGGTAATATCATCGATGGATCGTACGATTGACCCTTGTGTCGATTTCTATCAGTTTGCGTGCGGTGGGTGGACAAAAAGTAACCCAGTGCCTTATTGGACATCGAGTTGGGATCGAATGGCCGCCCTAAAAGAATCCCTGGTGCAGGATGTGCTACAATTACTGGAACCCGGCGAGCTGTTAGGGGGTGAACCGGCCGCAGTCAAAAAGGCCAGGGTTTTCTATAGGACCTGCATGAACGATACAG AAGTTTCTGAAACAGCCACGCGACGTATGAGAAGAGCGCTCGCCAACATAGGACTTCCGGCTCACCCATTAAACACAACAACCCTCGACTGGCTGTACGTAATTGCCAATATTAGAAGATCACTTGGATTTCATCTATTATTCGCCTTCGCCGTCAACGTACATGTTCGTAATTCCACGGTTCATCAAATGACC CTTTCGCAAGCATCTGTGGGTTTCCCAGAAAAGCTTCTTCTCGAgccaataaaatataaagatgCGATAGACTACTACAAGACGTTCATAACAAGAAGCATCGAAGCGTATACAGGAGAAATTGTCGGTTCGATGGAGTTCGCGGAGGATGTAGTGAAAATAAGTGGGAGTTTGGCCCAG GCCATGACCCCGGCTGATACACGGTCCAGCGCCGGACGCAAGTTGTATGAATTTAATCTCCAACAACTCGCCAGAGGACCCAACTTCAACAGCCCAACATGGCGAACG ATAAACTGGACGAGATACTTCGATATACTATTTGAGAACGTGAATATAACGCTAAACGCGACCACCGACACCGTCCTAATCTACGATTTACCTTACCTAGAGCGATTAAGCGAAATATTGCATAACGCGAATGAAAGGACACTTG CCAGATATTTATGGTGGACCACCTTTGCCAAATTCCCTCCGGTTACCACCGAGTTGCAAAAGCTCTCGGCCGAATTTTCCGAAAAAATTCACAAACTTCGTATACCCAAGTGGAGAATCTGCACTCAAAATCTAATGAATAATTTCGGATACGCCATCAGCTACCTCTACATCAAAACGAAATTCGacgatttaaacaaaacaaaagcTTTGGAAATACTCGAAGCCATCAAAGAAGCATTCAGGGGCAATGTTCAAAGCGAAAACTGGATGGACACCATAACTAGAAAGAGAGCTTTAGAAAAACTAGATCATATGAGATCTTTCGTTGGATATCCTCAATGGGTTATGAATATTTCTCAACTAGATCATCACTATAAAAAT GTGGAAGTAATAAATGGTGATAAGCTGaccacatttttaaacatacgAGAGTCGAGTGCAATTTCGCACCTTGAAAAGCTACGGAAAATTGTGAATCGTAATAG GTGGATGGCTCCGACCACGGTGAATGCGTTTTACTCATACGACCAAAACTTAGTTA ATGTGCCAGTTGGAATTCTACGTCCGCCTTTTTTCGACAACGGGATAGA CGCAATGGATTACGGTGCAGTCGGTGGCATAATGGGGCACGAAATCACTCACGGATTCGACGATAGAGGGCGTCGATTCGACCAAAAAGGGAATTTAAAGAACTGGTGGACGAACGAAACTCTAAGCAAGTACCGGGATCGCGTAGAATGCGTAATTAAACAGTACAATCAGTATTGGATGCCGGAATTGGGACGCGACTTCAAG GTGGACGGGACTAAGACGAAGGAAGAGAACGTGGCGGATAACGAAGGGATTCGAGTAGCCTTCAAAGCGTACAAGGACAAGAGAAAGAGAAGGGGTCTCATCTTGCCGGGGATGCCAAATTTCGACGAGAACCGGCTGTTCTTTCTCGCCTACGCACAG AACTGGTGCGGTACCATCACGCCGCAGGGTCTTAGAAATCGACTAGCCGTCGGCAAGCACAGCCCAAATCGAATAAGAGTTCTAGGCACTTTGGCAAATTCAGTGGAATTCGCAGACGTCTGGAACTGTCCTACGGGAAGTCCCATGAATCCTATAAACAAATGCGTCTTGTGGTGA